The following are encoded together in the Capsulimonas corticalis genome:
- a CDS encoding arabinan endo-1,5-alpha-L-arabinosidase, which produces MNVSILHGHRKTSSRLHIFARLTLAILLWMVMAFAGSPARATNGANGIHDPSSIVKIGSLYHIWGTGQGIIHKTSPDMVTWTDVGSVFGSGNGPSWIQTYVPGFKGFFWAPEIVWQGGKWFLYYACSLGAKPCCIGCATSSDGYNWSDQGMVVYSDNNTVYGSIDPFIWSGWVGWGSHLTGIWISPVNTSTGKLTGSKTNIINISDAEGANIIWNGGYFYCFYQRGVCCNGVNSTYTMWVARATSITGPYSGNRVFMSGSNPYYGPGQAGFWASVISYHYYDGNNNGAPTLGVSNLTFSGGWPSWNSHY; this is translated from the coding sequence ATGAACGTCTCCATTCTTCACGGTCACCGCAAAACTTCGTCACGCTTGCACATTTTCGCCCGGTTGACGCTCGCCATTCTGCTGTGGATGGTGATGGCGTTCGCGGGAAGTCCCGCGCGCGCCACTAACGGCGCTAATGGGATCCACGATCCGTCGTCCATCGTCAAAATCGGCAGCCTGTATCACATTTGGGGCACCGGACAGGGAATCATCCACAAGACATCCCCCGATATGGTGACATGGACCGATGTGGGCTCCGTATTCGGCAGCGGCAATGGACCGAGCTGGATCCAGACCTATGTTCCCGGCTTCAAAGGCTTCTTCTGGGCGCCGGAAATTGTCTGGCAGGGCGGCAAGTGGTTCCTGTACTATGCCTGTTCGCTGGGCGCCAAGCCATGCTGCATCGGCTGCGCCACGAGCTCGGACGGCTATAACTGGAGCGACCAGGGGATGGTGGTCTATTCCGATAACAATACGGTCTACGGCTCCATCGACCCCTTTATCTGGAGCGGCTGGGTGGGCTGGGGCTCGCACCTGACCGGGATCTGGATCTCGCCGGTCAACACCAGCACCGGCAAGTTGACGGGATCAAAGACCAACATCATCAACATCTCCGATGCGGAAGGCGCGAACATTATCTGGAACGGGGGTTACTTCTACTGCTTCTATCAGCGCGGCGTGTGCTGCAACGGCGTGAACAGCACCTACACCATGTGGGTGGCGAGAGCGACCAGCATCACCGGTCCGTACAGCGGCAACCGGGTCTTCATGTCCGGCAGCAACCCGTATTACGGTCCGGGGCAAGCAGGTTTCTGGGCGAGCGTCATCAGTTACCATTACTATGACGGCAATAACAACGGAGCCCCTACCCTGGGTGTCTCTAATCTCACCTTCAGCGGCGGATGGCCGTCGTGGAATTCGCACTATTAA
- a CDS encoding Imm1 family immunity protein, producing MFVTIMKAYGFVNNRHTIARVNKPDWEDIEVAIRRMEGKFYTSVNISKTAETEKDEIFTLTIGGGRKDQYTVSVNFESKHIIHNLVNPMRSMLEVVEVPIGVEAFQVPLREIVTLDEALQAARTYAEIGVLDSALVWDKTLVM from the coding sequence ATGTTCGTCACCATTATGAAAGCCTATGGCTTTGTCAACAATCGCCACACCATTGCGCGGGTCAACAAACCCGATTGGGAAGATATCGAAGTCGCGATCCGGCGTATGGAAGGCAAGTTTTACACCAGCGTTAATATCTCGAAGACGGCGGAGACGGAGAAGGATGAGATCTTTACGCTGACGATCGGCGGCGGTCGAAAAGACCAGTATACTGTTTCGGTGAACTTCGAATCGAAGCACATCATCCATAATCTCGTGAACCCGATGCGCAGCATGCTGGAGGTGGTCGAAGTGCCGATCGGCGTGGAAGCGTTCCAGGTGCCGCTGCGCGAGATTGTGACGCTGGACGAAGCGCTCCAGGCGGCGCGCACGTATGCGGAGATCGGCGTGCTGGATTCGGCGCTGGTCTGGGATAAGACGCTGGTGATGTGA
- a CDS encoding tandem-95 repeat protein: MKKRVIAYGIAALGMAASSIHPACAQEYIRNFVAAPGNAALTLTGFNNQGQVSGNYYYARIAGIDTYHGFVWDAQTGFHDVAPQGTANNNLLALNEQGQTLGTSSPLGDFFRDTLGGIQWLNLSGFAYSPGKILTTSSQIAGHITVAGHLRAARWDPAAGALDIGQQLTTSSDSDALRISNTGFVCGYWNTGATALVNGWNFPVSHAFLWNPNTGVATDLGGLGGYYARAASINNSGQVVGNAETTGNASSHAFLATVSGTIQDLNSTLGISSSSNSYAADINNQGEIIGSADTIGNFVLDGLPTKIQYTAVGHPMAYASTLYRINDSGVILGTGAEWDPVLYRNNNGFIVLTPHRVPRNGSHSYSTYEDTALSVPKGPLLSGGGDGNSDISNLTAVLYTPAQPSLAITPQSTVAHGSVVLNPNGSFIYTPAPNFNGTDKFDFQIFDGVSYSAPATVYITVIPVNDPPVAFDSQQTLNENTLAVITPNASDVDGNALSYTITKNPVHGQLLTLSGKLTYVPNPNYYGSDSFQYKAFDGNVYSNVATVSLTINFVNVPPTVAPCTLTAYQGRVLSQAAPGLLSLASDANGDPLTVSLSVPPSTGTLTLKSNGAFSYQPNASIPFPLQDSFTIVVSDGHGGATPGVIYINILPAAQDVTSKYTIIRGGYIRTPSSTTFTQQVRLINNGADAFRGPISLVLDKLHNATLSNDTGITEIITPAGSPYVDQDINLLYPRQEISITLQFNDPTLAAISYTPRVLAGPGAR, translated from the coding sequence ATGAAAAAACGCGTTATCGCGTACGGAATTGCAGCGCTAGGAATGGCGGCTTCCAGCATCCATCCGGCCTGCGCACAGGAGTATATCCGAAATTTTGTCGCCGCTCCGGGAAACGCCGCCTTAACCCTTACGGGATTTAACAACCAGGGGCAAGTCAGCGGCAATTATTATTACGCCAGAATTGCCGGCATAGACACTTATCACGGTTTTGTATGGGACGCTCAGACAGGATTCCACGATGTTGCGCCGCAGGGAACCGCCAACAATAATCTGCTGGCGCTTAATGAGCAAGGGCAAACACTGGGAACCAGCTCGCCGCTCGGAGATTTCTTTCGAGACACGCTCGGGGGAATCCAGTGGTTGAATCTCAGCGGATTTGCATATAGCCCAGGGAAAATCCTGACGACTAGCAGTCAGATCGCCGGCCACATTACCGTCGCGGGGCATCTCCGCGCTGCGCGCTGGGATCCCGCGGCCGGAGCCTTGGACATTGGCCAGCAGCTCACGACCAGCAGCGACAGCGACGCTTTGAGGATCAGCAATACCGGCTTTGTCTGCGGCTATTGGAACACGGGAGCGACCGCGCTCGTGAATGGCTGGAATTTCCCTGTTTCACATGCATTTCTCTGGAATCCCAATACCGGAGTAGCGACCGACCTAGGCGGCCTAGGCGGATACTATGCGCGTGCAGCGTCAATTAACAATAGCGGTCAGGTAGTCGGCAACGCGGAAACCACGGGAAACGCCAGCTCGCACGCGTTCCTGGCAACTGTCTCGGGAACAATCCAGGATTTGAACTCCACGCTAGGAATATCATCCAGCAGTAATTCCTACGCAGCGGACATCAACAACCAAGGTGAAATTATCGGAAGCGCCGACACGATTGGTAATTTTGTACTGGACGGCTTGCCCACAAAAATCCAATATACTGCTGTCGGGCATCCAATGGCGTATGCAAGCACCTTGTACCGAATCAATGATTCGGGAGTAATTCTTGGAACAGGCGCTGAATGGGATCCAGTGCTGTACCGAAACAACAATGGGTTCATCGTACTCACGCCGCATAGGGTACCTAGAAACGGGTCACATTCTTACAGTACGTATGAGGATACTGCGCTTTCTGTCCCGAAAGGCCCATTGTTAAGTGGAGGCGGAGATGGAAACTCGGACATCAGCAACCTGACAGCCGTGCTGTACACTCCGGCTCAGCCATCTCTGGCAATCACGCCCCAAAGCACCGTCGCCCATGGCTCCGTCGTGCTGAACCCGAACGGCTCGTTCATATACACTCCCGCGCCGAACTTCAACGGCACGGACAAGTTCGATTTCCAGATCTTCGACGGCGTTTCTTACAGCGCTCCGGCGACAGTCTATATCACTGTAATTCCGGTCAACGACCCACCGGTCGCATTCGATAGCCAGCAAACACTGAATGAGAACACGCTGGCCGTGATCACGCCGAACGCCTCGGATGTCGATGGGAACGCGCTGAGCTATACGATCACGAAAAATCCAGTTCATGGACAACTGCTGACTCTCTCCGGAAAATTAACCTACGTACCGAACCCAAACTATTACGGCTCTGATAGTTTCCAGTATAAGGCGTTTGACGGCAACGTATATTCGAACGTCGCGACGGTATCCCTGACCATTAACTTCGTCAATGTCCCTCCAACCGTCGCTCCATGTACACTCACCGCTTATCAGGGCCGAGTGCTTTCGCAAGCAGCGCCTGGATTGCTGTCGCTCGCAAGTGACGCAAATGGCGATCCGCTTACGGTGTCGCTGAGTGTCCCGCCATCCACTGGAACGCTCACGCTCAAATCGAACGGCGCATTTTCCTACCAGCCAAATGCCAGCATCCCATTTCCGTTACAAGATAGCTTCACAATCGTTGTCAGCGATGGACACGGCGGGGCAACACCAGGCGTGATCTATATCAATATCCTGCCCGCCGCGCAAGATGTTACGAGCAAATATACAATTATCCGAGGCGGTTATATCCGAACTCCCAGCTCTACCACTTTCACACAGCAGGTGCGGCTGATCAACAACGGCGCAGACGCATTTCGGGGGCCGATCAGTTTGGTTCTGGACAAGTTACACAACGCCACTCTGTCCAATGACACAGGCATTACCGAGATCATCACCCCGGCAGGCTCCCCTTATGTCGATCAAGACATAAACCTGCTGTATCCAAGACAGGAAATTTCCATTACCCTGCAATTCAACGATCCCACGCTCGCCGCGATTAGCTACACCCCGCGCGTCCTCGCCGGTCCCGGCGCACGATAA
- a CDS encoding glutamine synthetase III family protein, with the protein MKSTTGRQEAISAVINYKPLVNAIDLEGETSRSLYGTNVFNDKVMRELLSKPVYKAVQRTIEKGETLDASLADAVASAMKTWALEKGATHFTHVFYPLTSLTAEKHDSFFDPDGAGGTIAQFAGSALIQGEPDASSFPSGGIRSTFEARGYTAWDVTSPAYIYENPNGNTLCIPTAFLSWTGEALDHKTPLLRSMQALNQQASRVLKLFGHSDFGMVTASAGPEQEYFLIDRNFYFARPDLLNAGRTLFGAKPPKGQEFEDHYFGAIPERVLAFMMEAEHEFYKQGIPIKTRHNEVAPGQFEIAPVYESANLGHDHQHIIMLTLQRMAAKYGMACLLHEKPFAGINGSGKHVNWSLGCKLGNLLDPGENPHDNAQFLVFCLATIRAVHKYSTLLRASVASAGNDHRLGANEAPPAIISIFLGEQLEDIFNQLKEGKASSSKTSGTLKIGVDTLPTLPRHAGDRNRTSPFAFTGNRFEFRAVGSNQSIAWPLVVMNCIVADSLDFVATEIEKEMGGDPEKFNDALQTVLSGIATEHSAVVFGGNGYSEDWHEEAAKRGLPNLRNTIDALPALTDPANIAVLGKYGVLSEREVESRYEIWLDRYCLDINTESMLALEIAKTKILPAALTYQSQLSSLAINLKNIGKTPNTTLLDQVIDLTDSLEAGIATLEEVMAHENEGDTLAHATHFRDHVLPAMLKVRTAADALEGVVADELWPLPTFQEMLFIK; encoded by the coding sequence GTGAAGTCAACAACCGGCCGACAAGAGGCCATATCCGCGGTCATCAATTACAAGCCGCTCGTCAATGCGATCGACTTGGAGGGGGAGACATCCCGGTCCCTCTACGGTACGAACGTCTTCAACGATAAGGTCATGCGCGAACTGCTGTCGAAGCCAGTCTACAAGGCGGTGCAGCGGACGATCGAAAAGGGCGAAACGCTCGACGCGAGCCTGGCCGACGCAGTGGCGTCGGCGATGAAGACCTGGGCGCTGGAGAAGGGCGCCACGCACTTCACGCACGTTTTTTACCCCCTCACCAGTCTGACGGCGGAAAAGCATGACAGCTTCTTCGATCCGGACGGCGCCGGCGGCACGATCGCCCAATTCGCCGGAAGCGCGCTGATCCAGGGCGAGCCGGACGCCTCCTCGTTCCCATCGGGCGGCATCCGCAGCACCTTTGAAGCGCGCGGCTACACGGCGTGGGACGTCACCAGCCCGGCCTACATCTACGAGAACCCCAACGGCAACACGCTTTGTATCCCGACGGCCTTCTTGTCGTGGACCGGCGAGGCGCTGGACCACAAGACCCCGCTGCTGCGCTCCATGCAGGCGCTGAACCAGCAGGCGTCGCGCGTCCTGAAGCTGTTCGGCCACTCGGACTTCGGCATGGTGACGGCGTCCGCCGGCCCCGAGCAGGAGTACTTCCTGATCGACCGCAACTTCTACTTCGCCCGCCCCGACCTGCTGAACGCCGGCCGGACTCTGTTCGGCGCGAAGCCGCCCAAGGGCCAGGAGTTCGAGGATCACTACTTCGGAGCCATCCCGGAGCGCGTTCTGGCGTTCATGATGGAGGCCGAGCACGAGTTCTACAAGCAGGGCATTCCGATCAAGACCCGCCACAACGAGGTCGCGCCCGGCCAGTTTGAGATCGCGCCCGTCTACGAAAGCGCCAATCTGGGGCACGACCACCAGCACATCATCATGCTGACTCTCCAGCGCATGGCGGCGAAGTACGGCATGGCCTGCCTGCTGCATGAGAAGCCGTTCGCCGGCATCAACGGCTCGGGCAAGCATGTCAACTGGTCGCTCGGCTGCAAGCTCGGCAACCTGCTCGATCCGGGCGAGAACCCGCACGACAACGCGCAGTTCTTAGTCTTCTGCCTCGCCACTATCCGGGCCGTGCACAAGTACTCCACCCTGCTGCGCGCCTCCGTCGCGTCCGCCGGCAACGACCACCGCCTTGGCGCGAACGAAGCGCCGCCGGCCATCATCTCGATCTTCCTGGGCGAACAGCTTGAAGACATCTTCAACCAGCTCAAGGAAGGCAAAGCGAGCAGCTCGAAGACCTCGGGCACGCTGAAGATCGGCGTGGATACCCTGCCGACCCTCCCGCGCCATGCCGGCGACCGCAACCGCACGAGCCCCTTCGCCTTCACCGGCAATCGATTCGAGTTCCGCGCGGTCGGCTCCAACCAGTCCATCGCCTGGCCGCTCGTGGTGATGAACTGCATCGTCGCCGACTCCCTGGACTTCGTCGCGACCGAGATCGAAAAGGAGATGGGCGGCGATCCTGAGAAGTTCAACGACGCCCTCCAGACGGTCCTGTCCGGCATCGCGACCGAGCACAGCGCGGTCGTGTTCGGCGGCAACGGCTACTCGGAAGATTGGCATGAGGAGGCGGCCAAGCGCGGTCTGCCGAACCTGCGCAACACCATCGATGCCCTGCCGGCGCTGACGGATCCCGCGAACATCGCCGTCCTCGGCAAGTACGGCGTCCTCTCCGAGCGGGAAGTCGAAAGCCGCTACGAGATCTGGCTGGACCGGTACTGCCTGGACATCAACACCGAATCCATGCTGGCCCTGGAGATCGCCAAAACGAAGATCCTGCCGGCCGCCCTCACCTACCAGTCGCAGCTCTCGTCGCTGGCGATCAACCTGAAGAACATCGGCAAGACTCCCAACACCACCCTACTCGATCAGGTCATCGACCTGACGGATTCCCTCGAAGCGGGCATCGCCACGCTGGAAGAGGTTATGGCGCACGAAAACGAAGGCGACACCCTCGCCCACGCCACGCACTTCCGCGACCATGTCCTCCCGGCCATGCTGAAAGTCCGCACCGCCGCCGACGCCCTCGAAGGCGTCGTCGCCGACGAACTCTGGCCCCTCCCGACCTTCCAGGAGATGCTGTTCATCAAGTAA
- a CDS encoding M60 family metallopeptidase, giving the protein MRGICYADGVHQADQIVLLTGVHTIAAPGLPGPVAVFGKDAFPLITGQIGDRLAAPVVAASRLKAGRVVVFGHPGYLEADALSAADTGTLVLNAVHWLSRTGQPVQVGIRRRPDLAAYLRTHGVAVDTLDGAQWTDRLKDDSVVSCPLSDLAPKEINALDHYLRRGGGVLAAELGWGWLQTNPGKALTQHGGNRLLASAGLLWADGTLNTTAPQGYLAGMIPDAMLNASDALTFVLNSGSSSDSNGLSLAKAVLPDSKQAVETVLTAVNTLPPDDKILLPRLKSLVAQHGNDPALRLETPLMDRDLIERVVLSLQVQQAMQAPAAQVHILPASASFPGLAPPNASRVTQAVTIDASIPEWHSTGLYAAPGEQITVTTPTSAVQKGLQVRIGAHTDTLWALNKWERAPAITRVFPLDAAQTIAANAFGGAIYIVVPDNCALGSVTVTIGHAIEAPYFVKGKTDLSAWRATIRNNPAPWAELQGDNVILTVPSAAVRVLDDPQALMTLWDRILDSYADFAGIPHHRPRPERYCVDRQISLGYMHSGYPIMMGLDVANDVVSTHVILTNGEGKSKSWGFFHEMGHNHQEPDWTFDGTGEVTNNVFDLYIMETVCGLTSSQHPALYPDVMQKRLQKYINEGSDFNQWKDDPWIALTMYIELRQAFGWDAYKKVFAEYRALPSSARPKTDLEKRDQWMTRFSRTAGRNLAPFFQAWGVPTSPEARAALSDLPAWMPPDFPKRQEAAQ; this is encoded by the coding sequence ATGCGCGGCATATGTTATGCGGACGGAGTCCATCAAGCCGATCAGATAGTTCTGCTCACCGGCGTTCATACAATCGCAGCGCCGGGGCTGCCGGGGCCTGTTGCTGTGTTTGGGAAGGATGCATTTCCACTGATCACAGGGCAAATCGGCGATCGCTTGGCGGCGCCGGTCGTGGCCGCTTCTCGTCTGAAGGCGGGGCGGGTCGTGGTGTTCGGGCACCCAGGCTATCTGGAGGCCGATGCCCTGAGCGCGGCGGACACCGGGACGCTCGTGCTGAATGCAGTCCACTGGCTCTCTCGCACAGGTCAGCCAGTGCAAGTCGGTATCCGGCGGCGGCCCGACCTTGCGGCCTACTTAAGGACGCACGGCGTCGCCGTGGATACACTCGACGGCGCGCAGTGGACCGACCGTCTGAAGGACGATTCCGTCGTTTCATGCCCGCTGTCGGATCTCGCGCCAAAAGAAATTAACGCCCTGGATCACTACCTGCGGCGGGGCGGCGGGGTGCTCGCGGCGGAATTGGGATGGGGCTGGCTCCAGACCAACCCAGGTAAGGCCCTGACTCAGCATGGCGGCAACCGCCTCCTGGCGTCAGCCGGTCTGCTCTGGGCCGATGGGACACTGAATACCACGGCGCCGCAAGGCTATCTGGCCGGAATGATTCCTGACGCGATGCTCAACGCGTCTGACGCTCTGACCTTCGTGCTCAATTCGGGTTCCTCATCGGATTCCAATGGTCTTTCTCTCGCTAAGGCAGTCCTTCCGGACTCAAAGCAGGCCGTGGAAACGGTGCTGACGGCGGTCAACACACTGCCGCCAGATGACAAAATCCTGCTGCCGCGTCTGAAATCTCTGGTAGCCCAGCACGGAAATGACCCTGCGCTCCGTTTGGAAACGCCGCTTATGGATCGCGACCTGATCGAGCGCGTCGTTCTGTCTCTCCAGGTCCAGCAGGCGATGCAGGCGCCCGCCGCGCAGGTCCACATCCTCCCCGCCTCCGCCTCATTTCCCGGCCTGGCGCCGCCTAACGCGTCTCGTGTGACCCAGGCCGTCACGATTGACGCCAGCATCCCGGAGTGGCATAGCACCGGCTTGTACGCGGCTCCTGGCGAACAGATCACCGTGACCACGCCAACGAGCGCCGTACAGAAGGGCCTCCAGGTCCGTATTGGCGCGCACACGGATACCTTGTGGGCGCTGAATAAATGGGAGCGCGCTCCAGCAATCACACGCGTTTTTCCTCTGGACGCCGCTCAAACCATCGCGGCGAACGCCTTCGGCGGAGCGATCTACATTGTCGTTCCCGACAACTGCGCCTTGGGCAGCGTCACTGTCACGATTGGTCACGCCATCGAAGCGCCATACTTTGTCAAAGGCAAGACCGATCTTTCCGCATGGCGAGCCACGATCCGCAATAACCCTGCGCCCTGGGCGGAATTGCAGGGCGACAATGTGATCTTGACCGTTCCGTCGGCGGCTGTTCGCGTTCTGGATGACCCACAAGCGTTGATGACCCTCTGGGATCGTATTCTGGATAGCTACGCCGACTTCGCGGGAATTCCCCATCATCGGCCGCGTCCGGAGCGTTACTGTGTCGACCGCCAAATTAGCCTGGGTTATATGCACTCCGGCTATCCCATCATGATGGGGCTGGATGTTGCGAACGATGTCGTCAGTACGCACGTGATCCTCACCAATGGCGAAGGGAAAAGCAAGTCATGGGGATTTTTTCACGAGATGGGACATAACCATCAAGAACCGGATTGGACGTTTGACGGGACCGGGGAAGTTACGAATAACGTCTTTGATCTGTACATCATGGAGACGGTTTGCGGACTCACTTCCTCGCAGCATCCGGCCCTGTACCCGGACGTCATGCAAAAGCGGCTGCAGAAATATATCAACGAGGGGAGCGATTTCAACCAGTGGAAGGACGATCCCTGGATCGCCCTCACGATGTATATCGAACTGAGGCAGGCCTTCGGGTGGGACGCTTATAAAAAGGTCTTCGCGGAATACCGCGCCCTGCCCTCCTCAGCCCGACCCAAGACGGACCTGGAAAAGCGGGATCAGTGGATGACGCGTTTCTCGCGGACGGCAGGCCGAAATCTCGCTCCCTTCTTCCAGGCGTGGGGCGTGCCGACCTCACCCGAAGCGCGCGCCGCTCTCAGTGACCTGCCTGCCTGGATGCCGCCAGACTTTCCGAAACGTCAGGAGGCGGCGCAATAG